The genomic DNA taagagacttaggcaaacatggccttgattgtcaagaactcttacgatcaatcttggatcccgagacgactcacacactctacgatggacaatggatgatggtggtggatgatggtgttatggtggtggtgggtggtggatgaagtgtgagagaggtggtgtgccaagggatgagatggaatgaagccaagcacccctatttataggctgaacagaaggctgggcacggccccgtgtccgctggacacgcccccgtgcccgtctgacattctctctcttcattaattgtaattcgcaattacaattaatgcgcctgctgtactttcaccacgcccccgtgcccgctggacacggccccgtggtgggcaatggaagcttctactggtttgtcttttctgctgcttcctgggcacgcccccgtgttcgctggacacggggcgtgttcagactctgttttctcttctttgccttgggaggtgccgttgagggtccgggcagtctacttttgttccttttcttgtatttatggtagaattagttgtctttttgcttcttttgtgattttgagctcatttcatcctgaaaatacaaaaggaagacaaaaacactctttttccaacattaatacttaaaaagggttagttttatgccttaattgatgtgatttatatgttgcattttacacacatcaccacccgatcggatggtcatccgatcgaatgaccatcctgctgtgaacttgttctcactaaagtgtccaaccaatcgagTTGTCGTACGATCGAACTACCGCCCGATCGACCGGCTTGAAAGGTAgtgatacttctatgttttctaaatgctacaacaaaaacttcaaaagtcaagccatcatacacaaacacatccttcctaaaggaagaaacaatccactcgaaaggccactcgatcgggtgaccatccgagcggactaCCACCCGCACGATCAGCCGACCGATCGGACCACCATCCGATCGACCTGCTGTTCGACCCACTAACACTTGCATCGTTTTACGCAtcactcatcgttatgctattgttctaatcaggctaaccttactctctagcgctcccttcaatccatcaatcattgtgagtatactcgatccctttttgctttctgcacttttgggtgttacatacgttacttattctaaatcacatcgaaaaCACTACGAaacacttttaacgctaaccgttaccgcatgttatacgtgacttaatgaatgcttgtttgttatgtttacatatGGATGCGGTccacctgccttagcaacgatagtactattagtttggactcagcacccgttcactcgggggttgttaaggacaattacctacatggctcacagtggtgagtatgtatcgcgaactgccgtgggcagtcaacccgcagtcattggtatcgatagtttcatgtcgataactaacatgcctcatttcacactgtgtacatgctggttatgcttaatcgatttcgaactctactatatctattaaacttgtatgctcacctttacactatgtgtattgacttttactttaacgtatgtgacaggtgcttaggatgcttatttgctttctttgctatgaaatcgaggctaggaaagacctaggtcaacaataaacaattgtctgtaataaaaatctgagttgtcggaacagaacaatttgactagatcttttctgtaataattgtattatcttatatgacatggtatgggacatgttgctttaaatatttggtaaatatagttgttatggaaacttctggacaatctgtttcgctcaatgacgcgccccgatgattccgccatcggttgaggtgtgacacTACTCCTtccaaagatagtgaatcttgaacactaaCAAAAGATCTTCATGACTTGATTTATTCATGATTATATTAGAATATTTTGGCTTTACAATCGTACTTTATGATCCTCCATACTGCAAGGAGTAGATCTTCATGAACGAAGCACGCAGAAGTTGATAAGCACTTTATCAAAGGAAAACTTGAAACAGAGATTATAGAGCTCCCGTTTGTTTGCTCAGATGACCCATTAGCAGACATATTAACAAAAGTTGTTAACGGAAGAACAAAAGTTTGTCAATTTTCATCTTCAAAATATGTGTAATGTTATCGATTCCTGATACATGTTGACGAATAATGTTTTTTATTGTTGTTTTTGCTTTATTTTACTCTGAAATAATGTTTTCTTTTTTACTTCATGTTGGTAATTATGATTAAAGTTGTATTAATTAAATGAAGATTTGAAGGTTAGTAAAACATATAAttatttatttcttttatcaTTAAATTCAAAACAATTTCATACAATTTATGTCAATCAATTTCAATTACATACAATTTGAATTTCATTCTcataatatttatttaatatcaaaacaattttcaatAAAAACATGCACTATATAACATCTACCCTACAGTTTTCTAGAGATAAAACAAGTAAGCGAAAACTGCATGATGTTTATGCTGTTAACATAGTGTCAAGTATCCCTGATAATACGACCGAGAAGAACTTAAAGACCAAAGAGGATCTGCAGAATAAAGAATGAAAAGATTTATATTCCCACTATCAAGAATTAGTCGCGGCGTACATTTGAATTTTAGAGTTTTCCCTTTGGAATAATTGTTGGTTGTTTTATTTTCAATAATAATTTTAGCTATTTCTTTTGTTTGATTGACAACATTGTTTAAcgtttttcattttttaatataaagaCATGAATTTATTATTTGTCCGTGTTTATTTACATTTTTTCTTGACATTTTTCAACTTTGATATCTATGAGTAACTTTATTTTATAATACATCTATTATTCGTTTATGTTACTAAACATTGTCTAATACGTATTTATTTGAATACTAACAAAAGGATGATGTAGGTTCCGCTTTTATTTCGAACCTTTTTAATGAAAGAATATATCTCATTTCTTTAATATCTATACTTTTAAGCCTACATGACTAATAACTAAAGATATATATTATGAATACGTGTTTATATATATCTCATATTGATTATTTAAATACCAattatagaattttttttataCTTTACAATTtgtattaatattaattaattttgttCCCGATGCGTTACTAATTAAATATTCTTTGTTTATTgtgtatttattaattataacatTATTAATTTTAAAATCATCTTAATCATAATGGAGAATGCAACTAAATATTTAATTTCGAATGTGAATAAAATAAAGTTTCAAAAAATGATTAAATAATAAATTGAGACATAATTTTGTTTCATCAATATCAAATATCCAATTCCAAATGTAACAAAATCAACTATCACAATTATTCGACATTTGACTAGTAGTGATTTATAACATACCAGAAATAAATAAATATCTTTAGTAACTATGATAATTGAGGTGATTTTAAAATTGAAATATTTTAAAGGGAACTTTTTTCCCTCTAATATAACTTATTTAAACCCTCTACGTTTTCATACTCTATTTTATTGTTATATGTTAAACAAACACATCATCTACAAGTTATCAAGAACACGTATGTTGCTTATAATTGGCTCAATTTGAATGTGAGTCAATCATAGAAGCAAGTTAGTAACTTCCTATATTCTTATTATTTGTTTCTATTCTTATAAATGTGTATAGTTTTATCTTCGTATACAAATCAATTATTAACGAATTGTACTTATTAGTTAACGATGTATCTGTTTATACTTTGATTAAAGAAGGAATCTTATTCTTTATTCAGTTACCTTAATCACATTTCAGTGATGCCTGGAGAAGTCTGGAGGTAGATACTATCCATGTATATTTTGATTTTTCTTCAATTTGTACTTTAATCTTCTTATTGACTTGGGTCAAACAAATAGTTATATAGGTACAGTTTGACGATTTAAATCACTCCAGTTACTCTATTGCACACTTGATATAAGGATAACTTGACATGTGAGGTCAATTATAGTATAGTGATGTTTTGAAAAAACCGACACTTTAATAAAGATTCAATATGTCAACAGTTTGACTTCTTGGGTCAAAACATAGCATTATGATGTCTTAGAAAGTCAATGTGTCTATTATAAACTCAATATGGGTACGGTTTGACTACTGAAGAAGAAATTATGGTATTCAGAttattttgacattttcaaatacTATTTGCCAAGAAAATGGAGAATATACTTGAGCAAGCTTTTGAAGATTGTTGCCCCTTAAAACATCATTCAAAGTTATAAAAATGGATCTAATATTGAAAATTGAACAAGTAAATCTGTTATATTCGAACGGGTCAACTCCTAGAGTTGGAAGCAACGATCCCACTTGAAAATTATTCCGTGTTTTCTTTATCAGCAAAAAGTATCCTTGGTGAACTTTCATCAAGCTCATTACTCAAAACATGACAATTATCAATAGATTTGTAAAAAAAGTATTTTCTTTTTACAACCCGTGCAACACACAAGAACTAAACTAGTTATAAATATAGATACATAATTGTTGTCAACTATCAATATAGATTTGAGGTTCTCCCCCGTATATATTTCATTGTATCAGTGTATAATAATACACCTCTTTTTCATGTTGCTTTGCTATTAGACTTTTTTTTCATGTTGCTTTGCTCAAATGGAAGTACCAAGACGCATATGAGTTAAAAGTAATCCATAAGAGTTATTCGAAATTTACACATTATTTCAAAATCAAACTCTAGGATGCCCCTAGCCATCGTTGAATATTGAAAGTCAACCAGTAAACTTCTGACTTCTCAGAttttgaattttgataaaatCCTTGTTAAAAAAGTCATGAAGTTGTAACGTATTAAACAGGTTGACGGGTTGTTATAAATGGATTAAACCGGTTGACAAGCTAACAGTGTAAGTGCAAGTAATtaattatgaaaataaaaaatggtTAAGCCTAACATTTAAAAGCTAAAACATACCTGTTGCATAACTTGCTTATTTGCTTACATATTGTTGCATCCAAGTTTGGCAAGCACATAAACTTGCTTTGAAAACACAAAGGTTCCATTCGATACAAACAACATAGTACAACACACTACAAAACAACCATAAAACAGTTTGATAGATACGATGATTAATCAACCGACCGACGAGGATTTAGCCGTATCAACGATAGCCGGTGGTTCCTCCAAGCAGCTTGTGTTGTCGCTAATCACCCCACTGCTCATCAGCTTCTCGACTTCTTCAGCAGTgtatatgtgtatttttgtagCCATTCTTGCAAACTCGCTGCATGCAACATTTTATAAACAAGTTTAACCAAACTTTGGTTCTAGAATACTATAAGAATTAATGTTTAAGATTATGGTACTATACTTACTCCCATGGATCATCCCCGACAACCATCATGTCGTTCTCTTCGTCAGTATACAGTAGTCGCCATACACCATTTGGAGTGTTAAAAGCGCCTTCCATGTTAAACAACACTTCTAGCTCCATGAACAACTCACGGTAACTCGACATTTTTGAGAGATCAATGGCCCTTCCAACTTTATTTCCTTGTTTGTGAACCTATATATAGTTCAAAACCAAATTCAATAAGTTTCTaatactctttttttttttattcacATTTAGCGTGAGAATTGACAAAGTGAAGAAACAAAGGATGCGgcggcatttttgtaattatgaTAATTACACTATACAACATATAATTTACACTACAACAAAGTTGTAGAGTAATAGAATTACACGGTAGCGTAATACAATTTTGATGTAGTGTAAAAATAATTACCCTACAACAAATTGTACTAGATTAATAAAATTCCTCTACTTGTAAAATATGGCGTAATTATTGTTACTCTAGTACAATTTTGTTATAGCGTAATTTCTCTAtttaaaataattacaaaaatggcACCGTGTGAATTTTTCCCTCACTTTGTACAGTTCGCACACTACATAATATACgcatatatgtgtatatgtatgtgttatgtgtgtgtgtgcgctTCTGAACCAATAATATGTTGTAAACTGCAAGAACCACTCTAGCCCTTGTACtatttattatataaattgaGATTATTTAAATAGTATTAGTAGCATTTTGTctaaatgcacatgtgcatatacaCTACATGTACAAGCGAATGCACATTgttatatctttttttttttcaaatattgaagaaatatgaaataaaatcatttttcccattttacccttttcattAAAGCACCATGTAAACGTGTTTATGCGGTTCTCGCAGTTCTCGACATAATATTGAGTATGATATGAAAACACCCCACTATATATATGCATCACTAATTTATTACCTTGGTACAACTCCTCTTGTTTGAACCTTTAGCATCTAACGATTGAGGCGCTTCATTCAAGTGAAAACCAAAGAGTTTACAGCTACTCCCAATGCTATCCGAAGCACCATCATTTTTCTCACTGCTTGAATTAGGTTCAACAACGGTTTTCTCAACCGGCCCACTTCCAACGGAAGGTGGAACGACGGGATACCGGGTGAAGTTCGTAGGCATGCCCCGAGCCGCACCCGGGCCCGGGCTCAAGTCGGGCCCCGGACTTGGCCTTAGTCTCGCTTCATAAACATCGGGATTTGGAAAACCGAAGTTCCGACCACCTGTAGAACCAAGTGGATAGAAACCAGGGTTCTCGGGGGCTCGGTACATGTTGAGAATATTGCAATGGCTGGTACCGAGATCGGGTCTTGGTGGGGCCCAAGAACCGACATCGGGTTTACCAGTCAACGATCTCAATGAGCAAATTTCTTGACCTTGCAAGACCTGCGGGAATCTAGTATTATCAGATCCCAGAAAGCCTGAGTAAGGGGTGGTTGAGAGCGGTTGATGATGAGTACTTCTCATAAGTTCGACGAAATTCGTATTCCGTCCCATCATCGTCATCCCGTTTTGGGGAAAACCCGCGTGCATCAGGGGTTGTGCCCCGAAGGTTAACGAGTTGTTCATCTTATCACGTCCAAAGAGAGGTGATACGGGACCTACATTTTCTTGACCTTGCAAGACCTTAGAGGATCTTATCGACTCCTCAAAGTCTACGTATCCACCACGTGCTGCAAAACGAGTGAAATAATTGAAATAATGTTTAAAGAAGGGTAAAGTACGCGGATGGTctctgtggtttaccaaaattttggatttggtccctagctttccaaaagtacatgaaTGGTCCCTATAGTTTGCATttataacgcatttagtccccaactttgcttaaaagtacatggatggtccagtggtttgcactttgtaacgcatttagtccgtAACTTGGACCTgctgaaacctttagatttgtcagctagggactaaatgcgttacaaagtgcaaaccacaggaacCATCCATATATTTTTAAAAAGTTGGGGACCAAATCCCAAAccttggtaaaccacagggaccatcggTGTACTTTACTCTTTAAAGAAATTAACTTAATTCATTGGTGCAAAAGTTAAATAAATCCATACCGGCTGCAGGGTGTCCTGAAGGAGTTGCATGCAGACCCGCACGTAGTTTCTTGAGGCGTGGGGAAGATTGAATGTTCAACAACGGGAAAGACCCGTTAGAAAGATCGATTTCCCATGGAGATATATGTTCTTGATGATCGTTTCCGATATCTTCATCCCACCTCACCTGTAAATATAAACATCAATCAAAATACTTCTAAAAGTTCATAATCTTTGTACATATCTTTCTAAATTTATAACGTTTATCCAatctatattaaataaaatagaatCATTTGTTACATTCTATATTAATGGAATAACTAAGAAAAAATTATGGGCTAAAGACGACTCACAATGACAACTTGCTTTCCTATCCGGTTTATATAGTAAAACAAACTATTGTAAGTAacagattttattttatttacaacaAAAGAGGTAACTATGACACcctatgttgtcaaagacgcaaggtgcatgcaaggcgcataggcctcgcccggagcctaggcgcaaggcgcaaaaaaagcgtgggcttttttaagaaaagcgcacatagagaaaaaaataaaaaaaaaaatatgttatgctttgaaaataaataagattccacatataaaattagaaaaaaaaaaaaaactatatatgtGCCATCTAAGATCTTGTAGCTAATAGAGTAATACTTACTACCAAAAGTTtaaaaactttaaaaataacactaaaaattaTGGTTTACAGCTGTAAAAAAGCTCTGATAGAATTAAGCCCGCGCTTTTTAATCATTGCGCCTTAGTGCGCCTTAGTCCAGGGCGCGCGCCTGAGCACCGCTTTTACAAAAAAAAGCCCATATTTGCGCCTAAGCTACCACCAGGCGCTATAGGCTCGCCTCGCTGCGCCCGagcgcctaggcgcgcgcctggcgcgcttttgacaacataggtgACACCTTGCATCATGTGATGCGCGCGCATTTtaagaccaagctttcaaaaggcAGTAAGGCACATCAAGCATCTCTAGTATGAGACCTCCGTATGGTTATGGAGTTGTACGCTAGAGATCCTCAAGTGTCTTTGTGCCCGTAATTGTTTGTTTTAACAACAAAACAcataattgtttctttaaataaAGTTCAAAAGTTATGACATGTACCATTAAGCATCTCCATTTAGAGTTAGCCCATTTGTAAGGATCCATATCACCTACACCGGTCACAACTCCACTAAACCTGCGTAAAAACATAATAAATCTATAACCCCAAATATTATCAAATATCAAccataaacaaataaacaaaccaTCGGTACATCATACCTTCTTTCCGGAGACTCATCCATACAGAATTTCATTTTGAATCTTGCACCCACGGATATCATGTTACTTATTGCTTTCTTGTACTTTGCGTACGGGACTACAAAATCCGCTCGGCTAGACCTACATCGCATGTGTTATTTGTGGAAATAAATTAATAAAAGGTAATATAAAGTTTGTATTCCACATTTATTACCTTGGGCTGTAGAAAACATCAAAGGTGCCATTGGTAGAAACCGCATTAGCGACAGATGCAAGTGTATCGGCATAGGACTTCAAGTTGCCCATGGTTGTATCCGGAAGAATGTTTCTTGGTCGAGTGGCTCTTCGGGTTCCTAACCTCAGTTCTCCTCCTTCTCCCCTAATTTGTTTTAagaaaaaattaataaataatatgaccaaaatgatttttttttttttgaacaatgTAGAAATGATTTGAAAAATGGAACAAAAGTTATTTTCATCATGTACGTCGTCGGATTTGCATAGATAGTATGAccaaaaatgaaatatttatgaACAATGTAGAAattatttgaaaaatgaaaataaaagttGTTCTCAATTTCTCATCATATTTTGTCATCAAATTTGCATAGATAGTATGACTAAAACGAAATTTATATGAAAAATGTAGACATgattttaaaaaaatgaaaaaaggttattctcatcatatttgtcATCACATTTACATAAATAGTATGactaaaaatgattttttccgAACAACGTAAAAATGAATTAAAATGGAAATAAAATTTATTCTCATCTATTTGTACAATGTAGaaatgatttgaaaaatgaaaatagaAGTTACTCTCATCATATTTGTCATCACATTTGCATAGATAGTATGACCAAAAATGACATGAACAATATAGAAATGATTTGAAAAGTGGAAAAAAAgttattctcatcatatttgtcATCACATTTGCATAGATAGTATGaccaaaaatgaaatttatatcatcatcatgatcatcatactcagtaaatcccaccaatagcaaagcaaaggtagggtctgaggagggtaagatgtagacagccttacctctaccccgtaggaatagagaggttgcttccagtgagacccccagctcgatagtagttttgcatcaagccttggacataaggcacataacactcagcaatcgggacaaagaccgatatgtacccttttgtctttcagctatcaacgccaccacatgatgcatgattaaccgtcctcagcttttaacgttattttcacgaaaataataaaataaaatttatattaacaatttaaaaattatttaataaatgaaaataaaagttATTTTCATCACATTTGCATAGATAGTATGATCAAAATGAAACTCTCATCACATTCACAACCGAACGTTACACGCCTACA from Helianthus annuus cultivar XRQ/B chromosome 7, HanXRQr2.0-SUNRISE, whole genome shotgun sequence includes the following:
- the LOC110908143 gene encoding auxin response factor 4 — its product is MEIDLNHAVSGQNAESCNNEGDSSLSTSSNSSNSSSLKSPNSSSIYMELWHACAGPLTTLPNKGNGVVYFPQGHLEQIASHSSTHFAPIDVPSFGLPPQIFCKILDVQLLANKENDEVYTKVTLFPQPEGNLQEKEEEGGGVTPTRSTPQMFCKTLTASDTSTHGGFSVPRRAAEDCFPPLDYKQQRPSQELIAKDLHGVVWKFRHIYRGQPRRHLLTTGWSIFVSQKNLVSGDAVLFLRGEGGELRLGTRRATRPRNILPDTTMGNLKSYADTLASVANAVSTNGTFDVFYSPRSSRADFVVPYAKYKKAISNMISVGARFKMKFCMDESPERRFSGVVTGVGDMDPYKWANSKWRCLMVRWDEDIGNDHQEHISPWEIDLSNGSFPLLNIQSSPRLKKLRAGLHATPSGHPAAARGGYVDFEESIRSSKVLQGQENVGPVSPLFGRDKMNNSLTFGAQPLMHAGFPQNGMTMMGRNTNFVELMRSTHHQPLSTTPYSGFLGSDNTRFPQVLQGQEICSLRSLTGKPDVGSWAPPRPDLGTSHCNILNMYRAPENPGFYPLGSTGGRNFGFPNPDVYEARLRPSPGPDLSPGPGAARGMPTNFTRYPVVPPSVGSGPVEKTVVEPNSSSEKNDGASDSIGSSCKLFGFHLNEAPQSLDAKGSNKRSCTKVHKQGNKVGRAIDLSKMSSYRELFMELEVLFNMEGAFNTPNGVWRLLYTDEENDMMVVGDDPWDEFARMATKIHIYTAEEVEKLMSSGVISDNTSCLEEPPAIVDTAKSSSVG